A section of the Kribbella sp. HUAS MG21 genome encodes:
- a CDS encoding DinB family protein — protein sequence MIKQQPPVDGYCEQCGFNYDTGDLQGTVTLLIKQAADCSMALTKAAAGPDPNVVRLRPEPEVWSAIEYACHVRDVLEVQRQRIAQCLAEDRPVYAPMDRTGRVKQQKYEDQDPVEVAAALMRFAREFGAAARVLRPQELGKLGLYNYPVRAPRSLGWIIRHTAHEIQHHRHDITEILAQVEPPIVPKPRVEEPAEAEAAD from the coding sequence TTGATCAAGCAGCAGCCCCCGGTCGACGGGTACTGCGAGCAGTGCGGCTTCAACTACGACACGGGTGACTTGCAGGGCACGGTGACGCTGCTCATCAAGCAGGCCGCGGACTGCAGCATGGCGCTGACGAAGGCGGCTGCCGGTCCGGACCCGAACGTGGTGCGGCTGCGGCCGGAGCCGGAGGTGTGGTCGGCGATCGAGTACGCGTGCCACGTGCGCGACGTCCTCGAGGTGCAGCGGCAGCGGATCGCGCAGTGCCTGGCGGAGGACCGGCCGGTGTACGCGCCGATGGACCGGACCGGGCGGGTGAAGCAGCAGAAGTACGAGGACCAGGACCCGGTGGAGGTTGCGGCCGCGCTGATGCGGTTCGCACGCGAGTTCGGGGCGGCGGCGCGGGTGCTGCGGCCGCAGGAGCTGGGCAAGCTCGGGCTGTACAACTACCCGGTGCGGGCACCGCGGTCGCTGGGCTGGATCATCCGGCATACCGCGCACGAGATCCAGCACCACCGGCACGACATCACCGAGATCCTGGCGCAGGTGGAGCCGCCGATCGTGCCCAAGCCGCGTGTCGAGGAGCCTGCGGAGGCAGAGGCCGCCGACTAA
- a CDS encoding ROK family protein encodes MLALDLRQSSWRSAIVALDGSLHEPQYKRHRSRRAQVVLSNLQREVQRAKQQYGARLQLVSLAVPGTVRDNRLMQAPTLEWVEQDLTQVTAGVDVPLLAGNDATLSGVAEARTGAAAGAGTAVHLIIEVGIGGTLLIDGVPAQGAAGAGGEYGHMPFGDRARACPCGARGCWDLEIDGRALARYLKEPTPDDPVGYTEQVLRRTDRAARAAVTKVVAALGYGIAGLVNAHDPDVVTIGSLAIPLRAAAEDTFAEAYLSGLMTFHRSAPPPVLAATHQPDGPLRGAAALAVDQLTSEPAIATWVAQR; translated from the coding sequence GTGCTCGCACTCGACCTGCGGCAGAGCAGCTGGCGCAGTGCGATCGTGGCGCTCGACGGGTCGCTGCACGAGCCGCAGTACAAGCGGCACCGGAGTAGGCGCGCACAGGTCGTGCTGAGCAACCTCCAGCGGGAGGTGCAGCGCGCCAAGCAGCAGTACGGCGCTCGCCTGCAGCTGGTGAGTCTCGCCGTACCGGGCACTGTCCGCGACAACCGCCTGATGCAGGCGCCGACACTCGAGTGGGTTGAGCAGGACCTCACGCAGGTCACGGCCGGCGTCGACGTACCGCTGCTCGCCGGCAACGACGCAACGCTCAGCGGCGTGGCGGAGGCCCGCACTGGCGCTGCTGCCGGAGCTGGTACGGCGGTGCACCTCATCATCGAGGTGGGTATCGGCGGGACCCTCCTCATCGACGGCGTACCAGCACAGGGCGCGGCCGGAGCAGGTGGCGAGTACGGACACATGCCCTTCGGCGATCGCGCCAGGGCGTGTCCGTGCGGCGCCCGCGGCTGCTGGGACCTGGAGATCGACGGACGCGCTCTCGCGCGCTATCTGAAGGAGCCGACGCCGGACGACCCCGTTGGCTACACAGAGCAGGTACTACGGCGCACTGACCGCGCAGCACGCGCAGCCGTGACCAAGGTGGTCGCCGCACTGGGCTACGGCATCGCAGGTCTCGTGAACGCGCACGACCCGGACGTGGTGACCATCGGCAGCCTGGCCATCCCACTGCGGGCAGCCGCCGAGGACACGTTCGCGGAGGCCTATCTAAGCGGGCTGATGACGTTCCACCGCAGCGCTCCCCCGCCGGTGCTGGCCGCGACCCACCAGCCTGACGGGCCTCTGAGAGGAGCGGCCGCGTTGGCCGTCGACCAGCTCACCAGCGAGCCGGCCATCGCGACCTGGGTCGCCCAGCGTTAG
- the thiD gene encoding bifunctional hydroxymethylpyrimidine kinase/phosphomethylpyrimidine kinase, which translates to MPAESAPPRVLTIAGSDSGGGAGIQADLKAMLANGVHGMSVLTAITAQNSLGVQGAWELPEEQVRAQFHSVVDDIGVDAVKTGMLASASMVRVVASLLRTLPPEVPVVVDPVSVSKHGDALLAADAMDAVRAEIVPLATVLTPNLTELGPVSGIELETVEDRELAAKELLGAGASWVLVKGGHDVGTASVDVLHGPGVRRSYSAVRADNRHTHGTGCTLASTIASYLARGYDVPSAVGAAKEYVTGAIAAGFALGDGIGPVDHGWRFRGSSS; encoded by the coding sequence ATGCCGGCTGAGAGTGCGCCGCCCCGAGTGCTGACGATCGCCGGATCCGACTCCGGCGGCGGAGCCGGGATCCAGGCGGACCTGAAGGCGATGCTCGCCAACGGCGTGCACGGGATGAGTGTGCTGACCGCGATCACCGCGCAGAACAGCCTCGGCGTCCAGGGCGCCTGGGAGCTGCCGGAGGAGCAGGTGCGCGCGCAGTTCCACAGCGTCGTGGACGACATCGGGGTCGACGCGGTGAAGACCGGCATGCTGGCGTCCGCGTCGATGGTCCGGGTCGTCGCCTCGTTGCTGCGGACGCTGCCGCCGGAGGTGCCCGTGGTGGTGGACCCGGTGTCGGTGTCGAAGCACGGCGACGCGCTGCTCGCCGCCGACGCGATGGACGCCGTACGGGCCGAGATCGTCCCGCTCGCCACGGTCCTCACGCCGAACCTCACCGAGCTGGGCCCTGTCTCCGGGATCGAGCTGGAGACAGTAGAGGACCGAGAGCTCGCCGCGAAGGAACTACTGGGTGCCGGTGCGTCCTGGGTGCTGGTGAAGGGCGGCCACGACGTCGGTACGGCGTCCGTCGACGTCCTGCACGGCCCTGGGGTACGGCGTTCGTACAGTGCCGTTCGCGCTGACAACCGGCACACCCACGGCACCGGGTGCACGCTGGCCAGCACCATCGCGTCGTACCTGGCCAGGGGGTACGACGTGCCGAGCGCGGTCGGCGCCGCGAAGGAGTACGTGACCGGAGCGATCGCGGCCGGGTTCGCGTTGGGCGACGGCATCGGCCCGGTCGACCACGGCTGGAGATTTCGAGGGAGTAGCAGTTGA